One window from the genome of candidate division WOR-3 bacterium encodes:
- the def gene encoding peptide deformylase, with amino-acid sequence MSRIRIYPDLILKEKAKEVKDFSNIHYLIEEMIKVMEEEKGIGLAANQIGVASQVLVGKQDKNEKPIIIINPTIIEASGEDLMAEGCLSIPGVSVEISRAQIVLVRGFNEDGKEIEFRGEGLVARMLQHEIEHLNGILIVDHLPRKEFLKFQMEYGKKKEER; translated from the coding sequence ATGAGTAGAATAAGAATTTATCCAGATTTAATTTTAAAAGAAAAAGCAAAAGAAGTTAAGGATTTTTCAAACATTCATTATCTTATAGAAGAGATGATTAAGGTTATGGAAGAAGAAAAAGGTATAGGACTTGCCGCCAATCAAATAGGAGTTGCAAGTCAAGTTCTTGTAGGAAAACAAGATAAAAACGAAAAACCAATAATAATTATAAATCCAACAATTATAGAGGCAAGCGGAGAGGACTTAATGGCAGAAGGTTGTCTATCTATACCCGGAGTATCTGTCGAAATCTCAAGAGCTCAGATTGTTTTGGTAAGAGGATTTAATGAAGATGGAAAAGAAATTGAATTTAGAGGAGAAGGTCTCGTAGCAAGAATGCTTCAACACGAAATAGAACACTTAAATGGCATCTTAATTGTAGACCATCTTCCAAGAAAAGAATTTTTAAAGTTTCAGATGGAATATGGGAAAAAAAAGGAGGAAAGATGA
- a CDS encoding VanZ family protein, translating to MKKIPFLIWLLVIITVTSLPQKTFLPSNRGLDKVFHFFLYSTLTLFFFLGFDKKSWKYLIFIVIFAGIDEIHQYLIGSRTPSFYDFLSNFSGIIFTFLTLK from the coding sequence ATGAAAAAAATCCCTTTTTTAATCTGGCTCTTGGTTATTATTACAGTTACTTCTTTACCACAAAAAACATTTCTTCCTTCTAATAGAGGTTTGGACAAAGTTTTTCATTTTTTTCTTTACTCTACTCTCACTCTCTTTTTCTTTTTAGGTTTTGATAAAAAGAGTTGGAAATATTTAATATTCATTGTGATTTTCGCTGGAATAGATGAAATTCACCAATATTTAATTGGAAGTAGGACCCCAAGTTTTTATGATTTCCTCTCAAACTTCTCTGGAATAATCTTTACTTTTCTAACTCTCAAATGA
- the aspS gene encoding aspartate--tRNA ligase translates to MLRDVNCGELRAKDAGRIVKIAGWVRKIRDHGEIIFVDLWDRYGITQIVFSSEKLPIQEVKRISLEWVILVQGEVRKRPKDMINKNIETGEIEVYASNFEVLNPSEVPPFVVQEEIQAEKELRFKYRYLDLRRKKAISNFILRHKLMQIAREVFNKKNFIEVETPILATPTPEGARDFLVPSRLQKGKFYSLAQSPQLYKQILMVAGFDRYYQISKCFRDEDMRGDRQLEFTQIDFEISFAEREDILKIVEELISAFFKESLKEELSTPFPRLTYREALNKYGTDKPDLRNPLLIVDYSKEAKSGEFGIFNKAKQIKGIKTKSLFTRSEISYFEKITKEAGAKGLLFLINEGGNYKGPFAKYFKNLEIFKLEKGETLFLLAGESEKEVLIPLGTLRIKLGEELSIIKKTWSPLWVTDFPMFEWDEQNKTWTPSHHIFTEPLNPEDLEKDPEKLIGNQYDLVLNGIELGSGSIRAHKIETQLKLLKVLGMSEEEAWKKFGFLLKALSLGAPPHGGFALGFDRICMLLAKEESITDVIAFPKTLSGLGLMESSPGKVTEEELKELNITIKEQ, encoded by the coding sequence ATGTTAAGAGATGTAAATTGTGGTGAATTAAGAGCAAAAGATGCAGGTAGAATTGTAAAAATTGCAGGATGGGTTAGAAAAATAAGAGACCATGGAGAAATAATCTTTGTGGATCTCTGGGATAGATACGGTATAACTCAAATTGTATTTTCAAGCGAAAAGCTACCTATTCAAGAAGTAAAAAGAATCTCCTTAGAATGGGTGATTTTGGTGCAAGGAGAAGTTAGAAAAAGACCTAAGGACATGATTAATAAAAATATAGAAACAGGAGAAATAGAAGTTTACGCTTCAAATTTTGAGGTTTTAAATCCATCTGAAGTTCCTCCATTTGTGGTTCAAGAGGAGATCCAAGCAGAAAAAGAGTTAAGATTTAAATATAGATATCTTGACCTAAGAAGAAAAAAAGCTATTAGCAATTTTATCTTACGACATAAGTTAATGCAGATCGCAAGGGAAGTTTTTAATAAAAAAAATTTCATCGAAGTGGAAACCCCAATCCTTGCAACACCAACTCCTGAAGGTGCTCGGGACTTCCTTGTCCCATCCAGATTACAAAAAGGAAAATTCTATTCTCTTGCTCAATCTCCACAACTATATAAACAAATCCTTATGGTTGCAGGATTTGATAGATATTACCAAATTTCAAAATGCTTTAGAGATGAAGATATGAGAGGAGATCGGCAGCTGGAATTCACTCAAATAGATTTTGAAATCTCCTTCGCTGAAAGAGAAGATATTTTGAAAATTGTAGAAGAATTAATCTCTGCTTTCTTTAAAGAAAGTTTAAAAGAAGAACTATCTACCCCATTCCCTAGACTCACTTATAGAGAAGCGTTAAATAAATATGGGACTGATAAGCCAGATTTAAGGAATCCTCTTTTAATAGTTGACTATTCTAAAGAAGCCAAAAGTGGAGAGTTTGGCATTTTTAATAAGGCAAAACAAATAAAAGGAATAAAAACAAAATCCTTATTCACTCGTAGCGAAATAAGTTATTTTGAAAAAATAACAAAAGAAGCTGGAGCTAAAGGTCTTTTGTTTTTAATCAATGAAGGTGGAAATTACAAAGGTCCTTTTGCAAAATACTTCAAAAATCTTGAGATTTTTAAATTGGAGAAAGGCGAAACACTTTTTCTTTTAGCTGGAGAAAGTGAAAAGGAAGTCCTTATACCTCTCGGAACTTTAAGAATTAAACTTGGAGAGGAGTTGTCTATTATCAAAAAAACTTGGAGCCCTTTATGGGTAACGGACTTCCCAATGTTTGAATGGGATGAACAAAATAAAACTTGGACTCCTTCTCATCACATCTTTACAGAACCGTTAAATCCAGAAGATTTAGAAAAGGATCCTGAAAAATTGATTGGGAATCAGTATGATCTTGTTCTTAATGGAATAGAATTAGGCTCAGGTAGCATTAGAGCGCATAAAATAGAAACCCAATTAAAACTATTAAAAGTTCTTGGGATGAGCGAAGAGGAAGCATGGAAAAAATTTGGTTTTTTACTTAAAGCTCTTTCTCTCGGAGCCCCTCCCCATGGTGGTTTTGCTTTAGGTTTTGATAGAATATGTATGCTTCTCGCAAAAGAAGAATCAATAACAGACGTAATTGCTTTTCCTAAAACATTAAGTGGACTTGGACTTATGGAAAGTTCTCCGGGTAAAGTTACTGAGGAAGAACTAAAAGAATTAAATATAACAATAAAAGAACAATGA
- the argF gene encoding ornithine carbamoyltransferase: MKKDFISIRDINEQEFLNIIKETDTLKKEKKKIIEKSPLKGKVLAMIFEKPSLRTRVTFEVGIYELGGTAIYLSPQDIGIDKRETVEDIGQNLSRWVSGIMARTFAHSTVERLAKASRVPVINGLSDLEHPCQIIADFYTIYEKKGDLRKIKLAFIGDGNNVCNSMLLAAGLMGVDFRVAHPKGYEPNEEILKKAKELSTKSNGSIILTNNPKDAAEGADVIYTDVWTSMGFESEAKKRRKAFASFQVNKEIVACAKKDFIFMHCLPAKRGEEVTPDVIDGPNSIVFDQAENRLYAQQALLIKLLGNSK, from the coding sequence ATGAAGAAGGATTTTATCTCTATTAGAGATATAAACGAGCAGGAATTTTTAAATATAATAAAAGAAACTGATACCCTAAAAAAAGAGAAGAAAAAAATAATTGAAAAATCTCCTTTAAAAGGGAAGGTATTAGCTATGATTTTTGAAAAGCCTTCTCTTAGAACTAGAGTGACTTTTGAAGTTGGAATTTACGAACTTGGCGGAACTGCAATATATCTTTCTCCTCAAGATATAGGAATTGATAAAAGAGAAACTGTTGAAGATATTGGACAAAATCTCTCAAGGTGGGTTTCAGGAATAATGGCAAGAACTTTCGCTCACTCCACTGTAGAAAGACTCGCTAAAGCCTCCAGAGTTCCTGTAATAAATGGACTATCCGATTTAGAACATCCCTGTCAAATTATCGCAGATTTCTATACAATTTATGAAAAGAAAGGAGATCTCCGAAAAATAAAATTAGCATTTATTGGAGATGGAAATAATGTCTGCAATTCAATGCTTTTAGCAGCCGGCCTTATGGGGGTGGATTTCAGAGTAGCCCATCCAAAGGGATATGAACCTAATGAAGAAATCTTAAAAAAAGCAAAGGAATTATCTACAAAATCTAACGGTTCTATTATTCTTACTAATAATCCAAAAGATGCCGCGGAAGGAGCAGATGTAATATACACTGATGTTTGGACATCAATGGGTTTCGAAAGTGAAGCTAAGAAAAGGAGAAAAGCCTTCGCTTCTTTTCAGGTAAATAAAGAAATTGTTGCTTGCGCAAAAAAAGATTTTATTTTTATGCATTGTCTACCTGCTAAAAGAGGTGAAGAAGTAACTCCAGATGTAATAGATGGCCCAAATTCTATAGTCTTTGATCAAGCTGAAAATCGCCTTTATGCCCAACAAGCTTTGCTAATAAAATTATTAGGAAATTCTAAATAA
- the hisS gene encoding histidine--tRNA ligase has product MGLDFIFKNVKGTRDILPEEVIKWKKVESAIEKKMKSYNFQEVRLPTFELTELFKKSTGETTDIVKKEMFTFEDMGGRSITLKPEGTPSIVRMFIQHGLFTKGMIQKFYYIERMFRQERPQKGRYREFNQFGAEVIGSSFPETDVELIKSALDIFEELNIKGITLNINSIGCQSCRKNFSIKLKENLRKKLENLCEDCKRRYSENPIRILDCKKDKDKLMNVPVPIDFLCEECRNHFEELKELLTKLKINFIINTHLVRGLDYYTKTVFEFTHSKLGAQNEVGGGGRYDGLIKFLGGKDIPASGYAIGIDRLVLLLKDSEKESKSNLDVYLVTFDKESNILALKVMDELRKIGLSCDKDPMNRSPKAQLREADRQNAKWVILIGEDERKKGVLKLKNMQSGKQEEIPLNEIIKRLQC; this is encoded by the coding sequence ATGGGGTTGGATTTTATTTTTAAAAATGTGAAAGGAACAAGAGATATTTTACCTGAAGAAGTAATAAAGTGGAAGAAAGTTGAATCTGCTATAGAGAAAAAAATGAAAAGTTATAATTTCCAAGAAGTTAGATTACCAACATTCGAACTTACAGAACTTTTCAAGAAATCCACAGGAGAAACCACTGACATTGTAAAAAAAGAAATGTTTACTTTCGAAGATATGGGAGGCAGAAGCATTACTTTAAAACCAGAAGGCACTCCTTCAATTGTGAGAATGTTTATTCAACATGGGCTCTTTACAAAAGGAATGATTCAAAAATTTTATTACATTGAACGAATGTTTAGACAGGAAAGACCACAAAAAGGAAGATATCGTGAGTTTAACCAATTTGGGGCTGAAGTTATAGGATCTTCTTTTCCAGAAACTGATGTAGAATTAATAAAGAGTGCATTAGACATTTTTGAGGAATTAAACATTAAAGGAATTACTCTAAATATAAATTCAATTGGATGCCAAAGTTGTAGAAAAAATTTTTCTATTAAACTAAAAGAAAACTTAAGAAAAAAGTTAGAGAATCTTTGCGAAGATTGCAAAAGAAGATATTCAGAAAATCCTATTAGAATCCTAGATTGTAAAAAAGATAAAGATAAATTAATGAATGTCCCTGTCCCCATAGATTTCCTTTGTGAAGAATGTAGGAATCACTTTGAGGAACTCAAAGAACTTCTTACAAAACTAAAAATTAATTTTATTATTAATACTCATCTGGTTAGAGGTCTTGATTATTACACAAAAACTGTATTTGAGTTTACTCATTCCAAACTTGGAGCACAAAATGAAGTGGGTGGAGGAGGAAGATATGATGGTCTTATTAAGTTTTTAGGAGGAAAAGATATCCCTGCTTCAGGCTACGCGATTGGAATAGATAGACTAGTTCTACTTTTAAAAGATTCAGAAAAAGAGAGTAAATCAAACTTAGATGTATATTTAGTAACTTTTGATAAGGAGTCTAATATTTTGGCTTTGAAAGTTATGGATGAGTTAAGAAAAATTGGATTATCTTGTGATAAAGATCCTATGAATAGAAGTCCTAAAGCCCAGCTTAGAGAAGCTGATAGACAAAACGCCAAATGGGTTATTTTAATAGGAGAAGATGAACGAAAAAAGGGAGTTTTAAAGCTGAAGAATATGCAAAGTGGAAAACAGGAAGAAATTCCTTTAAATGAGATTATAAAGAGGCTTCAATGTTAA